Part of the Quercus robur chromosome 5, dhQueRobu3.1, whole genome shotgun sequence genome, CCACTACCTATACACTACAAATCTATTACTAATAAAGGAAAGcaaattaacaatttttcatctatttaataatttcttaCAATTTACAACATAATGTAAAATGCAATTAGCGCAAAATTTCCATGAACTAGATCCCCCCTTACTTCTTCACACATCTATCTATAAactttctattttctctcattgaaggaactctctaaaaaaatactCTCCCATACAAGCATATTATATAAGATTAGTATTCACTTGGCAAAAATGATGATTCTTACAGAATTGAGAATTCTTAAAAGTTCAAATTACTATAAAAGTTTAAAGTCTAAAGAAATAAACAACGCTTGAAGTGAGTCACTTGTCCAAATTTTGACTTTGTGACTATAAACTGATTTACTCAAAACCTAGGATGCCAATGACAACCCGCCTTAATTATTTCAAACTTTTCATTCGctgaactctctctctcatccattTAATCATTGTTGATGCTCATTTTTGGCAAAAGGGCCCAATAGCAGAAAAAACCCAACAATATGAAAGAGATGGAGAAAGGAAACATCAAAGTAAAGACCATTGGGCCAAAATGGTAGGAATAATTGTCCACATGcctataaaatagtaaaaagaccccaaagaaagcaaatgagCCCAAGGGAGACCCAAAGAATGAAGTAACAAACCCATGAGAATCATAAGAAATAGAAGGAAAGCAAAAAAGGACCAGAAGAGCCCAAAGAAATGAATTAGTAAATGGGATTGGTTCAAAGGCCAATAAACGCAAATGTAAAGGATGTGGTAATTGGGCTGGGAAGCCCAAAAGATTTAGTAAAAACCCATGAGAATGTAAGAAGtaggaaagaatgaaatgggccaaggatgcccccAAAGAATGAAACGGGCCGAGGATGCCCAAGAAATAAAATGGGCCGGGAAAGCCTAAGATGCTATATGGACTAACCCAACAGGAATACTGGGTAGTGTAAACTAAAGGAAGGAATAACATATGAAACTAACACGGCAAACTCTTTAGCCCACAAGCCTAGAAGTGGTACAGTAAACAAGGGTAAACAACATCATAGCAGGAACAATGCAGTGGCATGGCAGGAGCACTAGCTAGCCCACGGATTGGAAGTGAAAAGAGACATGGGCCGAATTAAAGAAGAGAAAGCCCACACCTAAGCAATGCTTAGCCCAAAGAAGAAATGAGATACAAAGAATGAGGACTCATCCACGCCATAAGAGATAAACAAGCACCTGAACATGTAGCAGAGTCAGACAAATCTATAGGCAATGGCAAACACATGAACGCCAAAAAAGCAATGGACTTATATGGAAGTGGAGTATGCACAAGGCTTAGGCACCACTTATCTATTCCCAGCCAATACAAGGAAGGTGGGCCATGGGTCTGAGGTAAGAGAGGGTGTGGTTTGGCGGTGGGGAGAAGGGAGAAGATTATTTTGGGGTTCCcgtttaatttcttttatggaaaatgtCCTATTGGGATGACATATAacccaaaagaggcaaacaTGAGTTAGAATTGCTAGGTGCATGCTATAGGGGTTGGTAAGAGAGAAATCCAGCCCTTATTCGGATGAAAGTGCAAGGGAAGTagaaagcaaaaacaaataCTACTTTTGTCTGGGAATGAGGCATGGCACGACCAACACGAtgtagtggtggtggctggaCAACCAGTAGACCAATGGGTAGTCTGGGAAGGATACCCACAACAGGCCAAAAGTAGTTGAGGGataaaaatggtaaatcttATCATGACAAGCAGTATAAAAGGCCATAGCCATGCacagtaaaccaaaaaaaaaaaaaaaaaaagaggaggaaaCAGAGAGTGAGGAAGAAAATAGGAGTGATAGGAGTGAAAAGCATGCATCAATAGGCTACCCAATTCTCTCCCTCTTAATAGCCCACTATCTGGCAAGTTAAGAATCTGAGATTAAGCCACTTAGGTCCATTTTCTAAAGTGAGTAACTTCATTCCCCTTTGAGGTTACCAATATTGGAGATTGGTTCCCTTCTTAGGCTTGAATCTGCCAAGGAGTCAAGTTTGTTCCTTTAGCAGActaatccttttttcttttgttatggTTGACTAAGGACTAATGCTATTTTCTTGTTATTAATCTATTCTTTCCATAATCACatcatcatttttcttctttgtggAACTGTTTAAGCATTATCGTTGttagtgaaaaatattttagttatctTGTTGTATCATGTTTTGCCTGCTATAACATTTTTTGTGATAGCATTTCCTGCCGTATGACACCCCTAAGGTTTGAACAAGGGCTCTAACTTGTGCACAAGCTGGCCTAATGTGAGTTTCAATTAGGCTAGTCCCGACTCTCCTACCTCAGAATCATAAGGCTGCAAGACGcaaaaaaggcccactacaaTCATTTACTTTTCCATAAACCTTAATAATTTCCTCCAATTCCACtaaaatattggaaaaataaaataaaataaaattatgatattgCGCACCAATTAATCCAATGGTGGTAGTAAACTCTACTCAACTAGGTTAACTTCATTGTTTTTATGGCAAGACTTGAACCTGCTCTCAGCAAGTGAAATAACATCTCCAGCATGCAAACTATTAGGCCATACACATCTTATTGGCcaggaataaaaaattaataaatatatatcaatttaagtatcaaatatattaaaaattaaatgacacaTCACGGTTTGACCTCATTTAAACCTCTGTTCAACCTCAAAAAATTTGAACATCTCCCTTTTCCGGTTCATTAAACAGTCTAGGTTTCAAAACTTTGGTTAACTTTGAACTTGCCATACCCTTGACCCCACCTTCTCATGTcccttttcttccttctctattctctctctcatttattgTCCCCatttggtataattttttttttttttttttttttttttaaagatttttaaaagTAGATTGTTTGAGAACGTTATAGTTACAAAATAAAGTGAGATTAAAatatgtgtactttctaaacgAGATGCCAAATGGACACGATCAACATCATCGCACGAACATTcaaacgaaaaaagaaaaaagaaaaatcacatgAACAATGATAATAATACTTCAAATTATAAACATGAGAGTATGTTATAGACTGAGGATATTAAAAATACTAACTTGTGGGTTCAAatgtatatatttctttaaaatatattttttgttactttattaaaaatactaaCCATAAACTACTCATTACAAAAAGACAGGAGAGacaataattttccttaaaacaaaaatgatactACTTTTtggtgcaaaaaaaaaaaaaaaaaaaatctccaaagAATTTAATTAAGTCGATGAACTCGATCGTGTGCCCTTCTTTCCATCACCCATATCCCCCACACGTCTGAGTCCCACAAAACTTCATGATTTTGACTCATTAACCATTTGGTAACTGCCACGTGATTCATTGGTACGCTATCACGTACTCTCCCTCTCTCGCACTGAATTGATAGATACAGATcacatttataaataaataaatataaaagtgttTTCTTGGTTTCCCTGCAACACTTCTTTTGGCCTTTTATGTCAAACGAACagataaacaaatatacatagTTTCAAACTTGGACAACAAAAGAAGTTTCTCAAACTCCTTACGTTAACACTtaacacacactctctctcctataaaaaaaaaaacaaaaaaagtgacaTGAATCTTCTAAGTTGTTTTAGTTTACTACTTATTATGTGGGTATTAAGCAACACTTTGTTTTCAGCTATAATTGACGCCAGATCAGAGCCTCCTATACCTGTACCCTCCATTTCTGAGCAGTTTTTTGTTGCTGAGAGAATTCCCAGTTCTCAATTTCTAGTTAAAATGGAAGCTGAACCTCCAGGACCAGGTACTTCAACAATGCAGAGGATTTTCTGTTTATGTTCTTTGTTCCAAACCACCATGTACTTTCTGTGGTTTGTTCACTATTTGCTTATATGTGGATTAACGTGTTTTCCTTGCCTTGGTTCACAATCAAAACTCAAATTTGATACCAGACTAAAGTCGatagatttttgttcttgaCATTTTTTAGATGATACACTTTTGCTCTGTCTGGTTGCTGACAATGCAGTACAAAGGTcttcaaaatttgaatcttttcttGCTAGTCTTTTCGACTTTGAAAACCTAAAGGAAAGAAACAAGTTTAGTCAACTGTACTTTGTGGGATTaatctttttttccccctttttgtttatgccctgtttggttgctaagaaaatgtaTCTAATGTAAAATAACTAAATTGTAAAGCTTAGTTTGTTTGTTCATTGTAGTATTATTTCGTTAAAACCAAAAGTTTCACTGAATTGTATTTTTGTTCTGATACGACTACCTTGCTTAGTTGTGATGACTGTgtgtgtaatttttctttttagttgaaagatgggaaaaaaaaaattgaaaagaaaatcagAAGATAGAATGGGAAGATGGTAATTATTAACTAATGTTGTTGGAAAATTTTCACTGCTTATTTCATGATAGTTAATTATTTGGTTTCGAGTTTCAAATTAGATATCTCTTTTCCAATGTCATAATTTCTGTGGTTTTCTAGAGGAATTAGTTATCTATATCTATTTTATGCAAAGCAGTCATAGGATTACAGAGTATCACACATTCTTATGTTTATGttgatcaatttatttttttcttaatttttttggcttagttttatattttttctatcaGTATGTTTAGTCATAGTTTTCTTATGTTAAAACAGGAGAGGAGATTAGAGTAGTGCACCACCATGATTTGAATGAGAAAATTCTTATAGCGCTCATTGTTGCCTCCTCTCTCCTTGGTGGAATTTTgctgtttttattatttttttggatctatagacagaaaaaattgaagaactcCAATAAGAAAAGCCGAAAGAGCTTAGGTATCCTCTATTCCTTGAAAATTGCTGTCAACATTTTTCCCCCTCGCTTGTATCTTTGTTGAGCTATtaacctttcttttccttcttttttgtgtgtactctatttttaaaatgatCTGAAGAGGCTGCAAAAGGGATCTCAATGAACCCAATTATGGTTAACTCCTTGAGGATGGCCAATAGTAAAGGTTCTCTTGCTATATTCGATTATCCATCATTAGAAGCAGCAACAAACAATTTCCAAGAAAGTAATCATTTGGGTGAGGGTGGTTGTGGACATATCTATAAAGCtcattttgatgaaaaattGCTTGCAGCAGTTAAGAGAATTGATGGTGTCACTCAAGACATGGAAAGAGAATTTGAAGTAATGATATCTCTTAAATTTAGTTGGGATTCAATTTTCTGTGACTTGAATTGCTTGTTTAATACTTTCTTCTTAATTGATTTGTGTGGAATTGCAGAATGAGGTGAATTGGTTGAGTAAAATCCAGCATCAGAATATTATTAAACTTTTTGGTTACTGCATTTATGGAGATTCAAGGTTCCTTGTTTATGAAATGATGGAGAAGTCTTCATTGGAAACTCAACTGCATGGTATAAGTTCTCTGTCAATGTTCAACTAAAgcaaaaaaagttagaaaatatGATACCAAAAGAACAACTTTATGTGTTCATTTatattgtattaattttttctcaatGATTTAGGACCTACTCAAGGATCAGCTTTAACATGGCATCTGCGAATGAAAATAGCTGTTGATGTTGCTAGGTAAGTCCATTTGCTAGTTATGTTTCTACTTTTAtctgcttctttttttcccatttcTTATTTTAATCAAGTTGGTATTGTTCTCAATATTGTTAGAGGATTAGAATATCTTCATGAGCACTCGCATCCTCCTGTGGTTCATAGAGACATAAAATCTTCTAATATTCTTCTGgatttcaatttcaatgctAAGGTAAGATCTATATGTGACTCATTGAAATTGGAATTCACAcatatttttgttctttggcACGTTTTTGAGGATGTTTATCCCTTTAATGAGATTTTCTTGATTCAGCTATCAGATTTTGGCCTTGCGGTTACTTCTGGCACTGAAAACAATAACTTAAAGCTTTCAGGAACCATGGATTACGTGGCACCAGAATACCTTTTGGATGGTATGCTAGACTTTACACGGCTTTCAACCTGTATACTAATAAGCATTGGTTTGTATTATCTGTATGTTTGTTTTATATTCCCTTGAGTCTTTCTGTGAAATCTTTAAAACTTTTGTTAATGTGCTGACATGCTCCTTGTTCTGATAggaaccattttattttattttttctttttttgtcattCTTTATAATTCTTAATTCAAgtcctccccccacccccccgcGGGGGGCTGGCCCTCTGAAATTATTCTCAGATATTAGTGGGATGTTTCAAATATATGCATTGAGTTGCTGCTGATGGATGATATGAATTGTCTCTGAATTGCATATTAGCTGCTTAAGTTTATCAAGTTAATCAAAAATATTGCAAATAATCTGTGAAATACATACATACAAGGGCTCCCAGCAATTTCTGATCTCAGGTAGATGATCCTTTTGAATTACATTAATTGTGTACTCTTCATGTCACTCTGACCTTGAAGAGCCTTAGTACCATACCATCTGTCCAAACATCCAAACCttaattttccttttacatGGTTGTAATAGTATAGAAGTTGTTTAAATTGTATATCATTTTTCCTGTTGGAATATGCTAAGAATGTATGTTATTCTAAGCCTATTCCAtgatttgagtttttattgagATATAAGGAACCTATAATGTCTGCCAAGTTGCAAAAGACAGAGAAGGAATtctatttgttcatttttcatAGAGTGGTAATTTACACAATATTTGGATGCTACAAGTGTAATAAGAGTTAGTTGTTTTAATGTGTCCCCTTATATCTAGTTTTCTAAATCCAAATAGAACCTAATTATAAGGAGGCATTTTCttgtatataaaattgtaaGATTATTTGCTGCAGGGAAACTAACAGATAAAAGTGATGTCTATGCTTTTGGAGTTGTCCTTCTAGAACTCCTAACAGGAAGAAAGCCGTTGGAGAATCTTGCCCCAGCTCAATGCCTATCTATTGTCACATGGGTAAGTCTTCTTTTAAATCCCACCAAGCTGCCTTTTATGAACTAAATTTCAAGAAGGTTTCTGATGGTGCTTGGTGTTTGAATCATCTTTGACTTGCAGGCTATGCCTCAGCTTACTGACAGATCAAAGCTTCCAAAGATTGTGGATCCTGTAATCAGAAACATGATGGACCTAAAGCATTTATATCAGGTTTGTtgaataaaaacattaatattCGATTACTTATGTGTCATTATGTGCTTGTATTAGTtgttaattattgtaattaataCAGGTTGCTGCTGTGGCTGTACTGTGTGTTCAAACAGAACCAAGTTACAGGCCACTGATAACTGATATTTTGCACTCGCTTATCCCTCTTGTCCCTAATGAGCTTGGAGGATCACTCAGAGTTAGCGAACCTACTAAGCCAGTCTGCCCTGGACCTTCCAACTGATTGCAGATATGTTGCTCGTGACTCTtacacattttcacattttataaTTACATCAAGGCGATCATCTGAATCACTGGATACCTTTCCTCTTGTTCCtgatcattcattttttttattttttcagatACTTTTTCTCCTGAGATTCTTATGCAATATAGTCATTctacgaaatttttttttttgggtaaataatagtaaaatttgatGTAATTTTTCCATGACAATCTGAGAACATTTTTACTTTTAGATTAGACAGATTTCCCTCTAGCTGTATTTATCAAGAAACCAACAGGGGATAAAAAGAGTATTATTAGAGTGGAAAATTTCTGAAATCTGTATTTTTCTTATCCTATAATATGTAAACTGGTATTTGGAGGGTCACTCTTAACTCTTTGCAGCACAGATAATATGACATTCGTCATTGTTCTTTGGTTGTTCATGTTGATGTTGGACTGTAGCTAAAACTGCAGATAATGAGCATCAATCACTTCCATTATTAGTTATTCTGGACAGCTTGTTATAGTAATAAAAATGACAGGATTTATGAAGGGCTAGTTGTGGGTTTGGGTTAGGAGTTGTTTAACAGGGGATTATAGTGAAGAGGAAAGGGTTGATAACATAGAGTAGCATTAAAACAGAATAAAGGTAAGGAGACAAAGATGAGGTGCACAGGTCTCACTTCTTGTGGAATCTCACTCACCACAAGAAGTATGGCACCTTGACACAAATAGATCCAGTAATTTCTCAACATTTCATTCCCAAAATGACAAGTTACGACAGTAGATAGGTTGATAGATAAAGGTTACTTAAAAGCACTTCATGTATAAGCGAGGTACACCAGATTGCTtcatggtctttttttttttcccctatgaGTCAGCTGATTGTCTCATGTCGAAGTACTTAAGGTTAAATATCCTACTATGTAACAagctctattttatttttaaaaatgcattGATTAGAACCTAGTCTTCCCAGAAGTTCATATTACCACATGGGACCTTTATTTCACAAAATTGCAAAATAGTAGTAAATTTCATTATATGGCTATTCAAGATCCTAGTCAATCATTCCTCTGTcttctatcttttatctcaataataataataataataataaataaataaataaataaataaaatcatttgtgttataccatataaaaaaaatgaggtcTTGTCGCTGCCCTATAATCATTATGTATTGAACTTGAAGAAATCTAGATTAGTTctactcaaaaacaaaaatcaagtatGCTTGACTTCTTGCTCTAATActatattaaattattgattcTCCAAAAAGTAACTATTgaaatatggtaaatttaattatttaaccacatACTTTTAGCACCCTATTTAAGGAATTCgttggtttcttttattttttttaatttatttatacaagataaaatttctactctaacctaatttaaatgtatatgtgtgtgaagttcctttctggagacttgaaccccggccctttcCCCCAACACcctacaagtacttatacttgtggagtgaccattgcaTTAAAGGTATGCGGTGATGGAACTCATTGGTTTCAACACATGGTTGTTACTTGTCTGCATTAATTGTACATGCATGGTCCTAATTATTGGCGGGCTTACAGCtagttaaattaatattttaacattaCTGTTTATATGTGGGCCCAAATTCCTTCCTATTTTGTGAGGTCCAACatgtgaaatttcaaaataaaaatttaaacaagaaataaagtagAGATAATATTTAAACTCAAGAACACATGCTCTAAGaccatgataatttttttattttatcaagacaatgataatttgataaataaCCAATTGTTCCAAAAGCTTACTCTATATGTTAAACCATTTGGTGAATTTAATCtctcagtcaaaaaaaaaaaaaatggtgaatttaatcatttaaaaaaatattctaacaaATCTTCTTCAACTAAAGGATTCTATGTTGAACCATTGCTTCTGCTCAACCATGAATTTTCCACTTCTCATGCTAGATTTTGCTTGTGATTTTAAGTGCCTTGAAGTTGGCTAATACCAGTCTTTACTGCCATAGCTACTAAAAACTGTTCACATGATCACATTTTGCTGTATCCCTTTTTCATCTTAACATTATGCGCATTAACTAATCCATAACCGTATAAAAAAAACACAGGCTTGGGAACTATCATACATCTTACATTGTGAATCACTATTGTTAGCGCCACTGTCCAAGTTTTACATGCTAGTAATCACTAAAAATTTTCACCTACATCTCTTTCACTTGAGGTCCACAACTCAAAGCTCTTAGCCTGATACGACAATACAAACTCACACTCTTTCATCTACCATTATgtttaaaaaggaaattaaacaCTTTGTTatcataaaaatgtaaaaattatttgAGCTCATGTTATAACTTATCTAGGAAGCACCTATAGTACGGGTACGGTACGACAACAAggtcattttcaaaaaattaagacaCGGGTACtgtagagatatatatatatatatacatatttctattgTCTaacataataatgaaaaaagaataacaaaaatataactcgtaaaaaacaaatttaaaaataagttactcGTGTGGGTGGGAAGGTTAAATAAATGTTTCACGTGTGTGGCATTGTGAAATAGATCCAAGACGCTAGCCTAAGCATACGCGGACAAAATAAAAGGGCAAAAGGGGGATataacaaaatagaaatagattTGGCCTAATTCCATCCTGagcgggaagaagaagaaggaggttGGTGTGACTCGGAGGTACAGTGTGTTTCAAgctttcagcttttttttttttttgcaagccGTGTTCCAATCATGTCCCTGACCGTGTCTATCAtttttccacccaaaaaaaagaaaaaaaaaaagaggctggACACACCTGTAACTATGTCCAACACGTGTCTTTGATGTAAAACAGACTATACATGCTTTCTTGGAACAACAAAGGTCTTAGAAATTCATAGTGCATGAATTTTGGCAACAATGTTGGAATtgcattaaattttgtaagttgATGGGAAATAGCATTTTGATCAAGACACAAGATGATTGTCTTGAGGGTCGCCCAAATTTAGGCGAACTCCTTTGTTAAGGTCCCAAAAACagtatttttgctatttttagtaatatttgattttcattaataacttttaatttaaatatcaaaataaggtCGCATATGTTTTGGGATGTCTCTTAGTGACAAGATTTTCAATTTCCACGGTTATCTTAATTTCGCTATTTTTGGCAAAAGTTACGATTTTGCCACCTAATTACATAATTAGtgtgaattagggtttttgggtgTCTTCCTAGCCGtctaaggttttctttttactatttaaacataTTGTAGCCTCCAGGATAGTaaagttttcaaatttataaaataatatagattTTGTCTATTTCTCTATAGTGGATTGTAAAACTCTATCACCTTGTAGATTTAAGGGTCCCTCGTGGATTCAAGGTTTTCATTCAGATGCTAACGTGTTtagtttcctttttttatttatttaaagtaatgtatttgttttcttgtaacTTCTGCAATATCGGTCTTGTCATATCGAAATGCATTGTCCATGCTTTCCGGTAACAGAGAACAAATATGTGCTCAAGCCAATCACGGTCTATTAATGCTGACAGTACCATTGTTTTCATCTAATATCTGGTATCCTGTAATAGTCAGTTATGACAGTTGCAAGTTTTATCCTTTTGTATTATCATCCCTTTCCACCTAGTTTGACTCATAGtctgtatttcttttttctggtCCATCTGGCATTGTCACTCAATGATTTTATAATGTTCTGAATTACATTATTGCATGAATGTAACATGATATGGCTGCCTTATTGTTCCAAGAACTTTAGTGTGCAAGCCTTGGTAGATCTGAGGAAAGAAACACTTCACTTTCTCTTGTCTCTCTCACATTTGTATTCACATGGGAGCGAGCAAACACATTCAAGGAATATAGATGGAATGGTTCTATTCTAACCGACATCAATTCAGTTTTGCTCTAAAAGTGATGGTAACACAACCTAGTGCTACTATGATTATAATAGGGTTAGGTTTTGCTCTCTATAAGCATGCTTTATTATATAGTTTTGCATTGATGAAGTCAATTCACTTTTGCTCTTTTTACACAAAATCTATAAGGTTGAGAATGTAATCAACTAAACAGAAtaaatcaattgaaaatttattgctaGTAGACATTTAAGTTTTATTACTTCTACAAGCTCTAGAAAACTTATTCTAtgattctattaaaaaaaattactcccATATAAGGACATAACTTTGAATCAAATACTCTTAAGCATCTTCACATCAGTCAAATAAAATCCCAATCTCCCTTCCCTATGGAAcgaaaacttctttttttttttagttaaatccCTATTATAAAAAGTTCTTAAAATTATATGTTATCATTATATGTTATCATTAAAGTTTTCAACGAACTTGGTTGATCTATTCACAGCATCAATCACTAAAGAACAGGGCTTAATCCTTGCCTCTAGATTAATTTAATGTCATCATCTAATAATTTCTTCTGAGAGGGAAAAAGAAGTATAAGAAGCCAacaagcttgagatacatgatGACAAATGAGAGAATTGTCTCAAGCACTAAGGTTAAAGTGCGAAactgaaaattaattaaaaacaaagagaagatTGATTTGTCACGATCTTCACAATGTTTGCGTTCCAATCTCTTTTATTTCAGCATTTCCAAAGTTTTAAAAAGCTTTCAACTATGGATGCTGACTAAgatggacaaaatgggcttctgccctttttcacaaaactaattagccttttgcccttcttcccaaactaaatagggaaatgcccctattttgaaactcgacttttttaaaatcgagttaaatcctatagtgacgtttttaaggacctatagtgacgtttttaaagacctatagtggcgtttcgtaacttgatatccataaaatcgagttataggcaattttattgcctataactcgattttgtgaatatcaagttataaaacgtcactataggttcttcaaacgtcactataggtccttaaaaacgtcactataggactttggaatttttttttttttaactcgattttgagaaagtcgagtttcaaaagaggggcatttccctatttagtttgggaagaagggcaaaaggctaattagttttgtggaaaagggcaaaagcccattttgtcctgaCTAAGATACATATATAAGAAGACATTACCTGGTTAACAGACAAACATATATAGAAGATGGGGGATTTCCAACACAGATCGAAATAACACGTTTATTATCTTTGTTTAAATCAACACATGAAAGCTAAGTCACAATAAGAGGTCATAGTGATCAGGCTCGCCGCTCGTGTGactatccaccaaaaaaaaaaggtattttgctaaatattataaagtaaattttttttctactaaatatatattataaagcAAAATTGCAACCGTACGAATCCGAGTATATTCTTTCTATGTAAATCATAGGCTTAGGTGCATAAGATATGATCAAATATTTTTGACACAATGACTCATGAGTCAAGACAGGCATCTTAAACATTCATTCATTATCCATCATTCATTGTTtatgatcatatatatatatataaaaaattaaacgtGTATGTTCTCGATATCATTTGATTTCAATACTCATGAAAAATTCAATTAGCAGTGATGAGTCCAGAAGAATCGTTAAGATCGTCCATATATATATCGTCCACTAATATGGACGACCTTGCATCATTAGTAGGCCATCAAAGATAACCGCTTAACACATTCAATAACAACCATCAAAGGTCTTAAACTCTCATCAAGACAAAGAACGTTACAATTAAGGTAataatcacccaaatttatgtATAATAGctacctaagtcacctataaa contains:
- the LOC126725827 gene encoding probable receptor-like protein kinase At1g80640 — its product is MNLLSCFSLLLIMWVLSNTLFSAIIDARSEPPIPVPSISEQFFVAERIPSSQFLVKMEAEPPGPGEEIRVVHHHDLNEKILIALIVASSLLGGILLFLLFFWIYRQKKLKNSNKKSRKSLEAAKGISMNPIMVNSLRMANSKGSLAIFDYPSLEAATNNFQESNHLGEGGCGHIYKAHFDEKLLAAVKRIDGVTQDMEREFENEVNWLSKIQHQNIIKLFGYCIYGDSRFLVYEMMEKSSLETQLHGPTQGSALTWHLRMKIAVDVARGLEYLHEHSHPPVVHRDIKSSNILLDFNFNAKLSDFGLAVTSGTENNNLKLSGTMDYVAPEYLLDGKLTDKSDVYAFGVVLLELLTGRKPLENLAPAQCLSIVTWAMPQLTDRSKLPKIVDPVIRNMMDLKHLYQVAAVAVLCVQTEPSYRPLITDILHSLIPLVPNELGGSLRVSEPTKPVCPGPSN